In a single window of the Silvimonas iriomotensis genome:
- a CDS encoding SGNH/GDSL hydrolase family protein, producing MRTQGIGALSALAAAVLLAACGGGSDGGHDFDSNNATQTQTHIKQVVVFGDSLNDVGTYNPTTIALTTAGPNPPSPGLAFTTKPGAPWTSYVALAYNFYLQPYQRVDFGLPAVPYKGPGQVVTLGGTDYAQGGATVMTDPANGGIVNTTVGSSTVPLQEATALSVKTQIDLYLAATPAFSSSQLVLIDGGANDILNYFQNQTNLIQLLGAIGAASGDTTTATAVVTAFGKTTADNMVAQLQRLPGAGATNVVYANVPDIGATPFAGVVQAGLATQLPSTPYAGLAPFIGDMPALMTAMVKAYNDEVAAGIASTKIITFDANALLKSVQASPSTYGMINVTSPACTSETTPGDASTLTSLICTASTLTPGATDSNYLFADYVHPTNGAHKIWASAVLKQIQPLIPQ from the coding sequence ATGCGCACACAAGGAATCGGCGCACTGTCTGCGCTGGCAGCCGCAGTTTTGCTGGCCGCCTGTGGTGGGGGTAGCGATGGTGGTCACGACTTTGACAGCAACAACGCCACCCAGACACAAACCCATATCAAACAGGTTGTGGTCTTTGGTGACAGCCTGAACGATGTCGGCACCTACAACCCCACGACGATTGCGCTGACCACAGCGGGCCCAAATCCGCCGTCTCCTGGTCTGGCATTTACCACCAAGCCGGGCGCACCGTGGACCTCCTACGTTGCACTGGCCTATAACTTCTACCTGCAACCGTACCAGCGTGTGGACTTTGGTCTGCCAGCCGTTCCTTACAAGGGTCCGGGGCAGGTTGTGACCCTGGGCGGCACTGACTACGCCCAGGGTGGTGCCACGGTGATGACCGATCCAGCCAATGGCGGCATCGTGAATACCACTGTGGGTAGCTCGACCGTGCCGCTGCAAGAAGCAACTGCATTGTCGGTGAAGACGCAGATTGACCTGTATCTGGCCGCCACTCCGGCCTTCAGCAGCAGCCAACTGGTGCTGATTGATGGCGGTGCTAACGACATCCTTAACTACTTCCAGAATCAAACCAATCTGATTCAACTTCTGGGAGCGATCGGCGCTGCATCGGGCGATACCACCACAGCAACGGCAGTCGTGACAGCCTTTGGCAAAACCACGGCAGATAACATGGTGGCGCAGCTGCAACGTTTGCCTGGTGCTGGTGCAACCAACGTCGTTTACGCAAACGTGCCTGACATTGGCGCAACGCCGTTCGCGGGTGTCGTTCAGGCAGGTCTGGCCACTCAATTGCCGAGTACCCCGTACGCCGGGCTGGCGCCGTTTATTGGTGACATGCCGGCGCTGATGACCGCCATGGTCAAAGCCTATAACGACGAAGTTGCTGCCGGCATTGCCAGCACCAAGATCATCACGTTTGATGCCAATGCGCTGCTCAAGTCGGTGCAGGCTTCGCCGTCGACCTACGGCATGATCAACGTGACCTCGCCGGCATGTACGTCTGAAACCACACCGGGTGACGCATCCACGCTGACCTCGCTGATCTGCACTGCATCGACGCTGACGCCGGGCGCAACCGACAGCAACTACCTGTTTGCTGACTACGTGCACCCGACCAATGGCGCCCACAAGATCTGGGCCTCTGCGGTACTCAAGCAGATTCAGCCGCTGATTCCGCAATAA
- a CDS encoding translocation/assembly module TamB domain-containing protein, producing MTDDIQNPPPETPTPPARACRHWLHWLWRGPLWLLILLVLVLAGALWWIDTGHGHDWLLQKVNATGMVRIGKVEGSLYRNLIVHDLVVDTPEVHVSVDRIDLTWRPQELFYERVGIDALDVGSVRVTSKPQPPNKPASPPPTSLNLPIAIRLDELQLARLEIVDTPLVFTSLKASLHSDGELHQLKLAQLLTPRGRVEADLQLEGDAPFKTVGQVQFHGHLDGKYVQAGLQLNHNLRDLQVQGRLQGEVAQASVSLRADVFAEYSYTMLHELRLTAERVNPKQLMGSLPQASLSAQMTLVPRAKDRADGTIVISNTAAAMIDEDAIPLTGLSTRFTVFADRLDLQDFEARLLGGAKVTGQGEFRQDKLKADFKLDALDIASLLKRQPPTRLSGDIQLSGPYKAPDVQARLADARYKASANVDLGWIHPEKERRLAIRKLGLARGPASVALSGEFALDGKQDFKATGKFAKVNPAEYVAAPVGSISGDFTASGQLQPAWQGQLQYKLANSTFSGQPLAGQGEAKLDAKRMVTPGLWLQLGTNRIDAKGALGAASDQLNLHLDLPHLADAGQGFGGAVNGDVSLRGGFKRPEIQGKLAAQGLKTPFGVQVQEAHLDARLFADLNSPIHANVDLVNASGFDANVSSLKFNLEGTRNQHQMTLAMQGKYQNQPITADFAAAGALDAQWNWQGRIERLIAEGPLKVELLAPTTLTAGAQRVALADTRLKVGNGQIHIARLDMTGSHLSTAGELQKAPLSDYLVLAGVKNLTSDMLLSGRWDLTGADVLDGFVELQRDSGDIRLQSGGAPQAFTLTALRARLDAKQSRVALSGLVSSDRFGTVNLDGNTQLDWHDKRIAPGAPLTFNAVGNIEKLDKIAPLVSSNIALAGGVRFEIHRNGTLEEPRISGSVDGQKLDIRDTATGLTLRDGTVHLVMQDNRLTLKQFEFHGGQGVLRADGTMDIGKEGPHAEANITAEHLTLINKPDMQLIVSGKGLVGYDKDGISVKGNMRADRGMVRYQAAGEPHLSDDVVLAGVQREEKANVPLAALQFDVDLGDDFTFKGYGLDARLTGALRLRASPNQSLSAHGTVSVEDGKYAAYGQNLTIERGVLSFSGPLDNPGLDILAMRRGLSVEAGVAVKGTASSPRVTLYSEPAVPDNEKLAWLLFGHGTDSMDKGDAAVMVQALNALLAGDSSGQGLSQEILGSIGIDEVGMSTDKHADGTTTQIVSIGKRLTDKVSIAFDKSLDGLEDAIKLTLRLSRNWSLVTRFGAYESTMDATYNISFDKFPW from the coding sequence ATGACGGACGACATCCAGAACCCGCCCCCCGAGACCCCGACGCCGCCAGCCAGAGCGTGCCGTCACTGGCTGCACTGGCTGTGGCGCGGCCCGTTGTGGCTGTTGATCCTGCTGGTCCTTGTGCTGGCCGGGGCCTTGTGGTGGATTGATACCGGTCATGGCCATGACTGGCTGCTGCAAAAGGTCAACGCCACCGGCATGGTGCGCATTGGCAAGGTTGAGGGTTCTTTGTACCGCAATCTGATCGTGCATGATCTGGTGGTTGATACGCCGGAAGTGCATGTGAGCGTGGACAGGATCGACCTCACCTGGCGTCCGCAAGAACTGTTTTACGAGCGGGTGGGCATTGATGCGCTGGACGTGGGCTCGGTGCGCGTGACCAGCAAGCCGCAGCCGCCCAACAAGCCGGCCTCGCCGCCACCCACCAGCCTGAACCTGCCGATCGCGATCCGGCTGGATGAGCTGCAACTGGCGCGGCTGGAGATCGTCGATACGCCGCTGGTCTTTACCAGCCTCAAAGCCAGTTTGCATAGCGATGGCGAGCTGCATCAGCTCAAGCTGGCGCAGTTGCTGACCCCGCGCGGCCGGGTAGAGGCCGACCTGCAACTGGAAGGCGACGCGCCCTTCAAGACCGTGGGCCAGGTGCAGTTTCATGGCCATCTGGATGGCAAGTATGTGCAGGCTGGCCTGCAGCTCAATCACAATCTGCGCGACTTGCAAGTGCAGGGGCGCTTGCAGGGCGAAGTGGCGCAAGCCAGTGTCTCGCTGCGCGCGGATGTGTTTGCCGAATACAGCTACACCATGCTGCACGAACTGCGGCTGACCGCTGAGCGCGTTAATCCCAAACAGCTGATGGGCTCATTGCCGCAGGCTTCGCTCTCGGCCCAGATGACCCTGGTGCCGCGCGCGAAAGACCGCGCCGATGGCACCATCGTGATCAGCAATACCGCGGCGGCCATGATTGATGAAGATGCCATTCCGCTGACCGGGCTCAGTACCCGCTTTACCGTGTTTGCAGACCGGCTTGATCTGCAGGACTTTGAAGCGCGCCTGCTGGGCGGCGCCAAAGTGACCGGGCAGGGCGAGTTCCGGCAAGACAAGCTCAAGGCCGATTTCAAGCTTGATGCGCTGGATATTGCCAGTTTGCTCAAGCGTCAGCCGCCAACGCGCTTGTCGGGCGATATCCAGTTGTCCGGCCCGTACAAAGCGCCAGACGTGCAGGCCAGACTGGCCGATGCGCGTTACAAGGCATCTGCCAACGTGGATCTGGGCTGGATTCATCCAGAAAAAGAACGGCGCCTGGCCATCCGCAAACTGGGCCTGGCCCGCGGCCCGGCCAGTGTTGCCTTGTCTGGCGAATTTGCGCTGGATGGCAAGCAGGATTTCAAAGCCACTGGCAAGTTTGCCAAGGTGAACCCGGCCGAATACGTGGCCGCGCCGGTGGGCAGTATCAGTGGCGACTTCACCGCGTCGGGCCAGTTGCAACCGGCGTGGCAAGGCCAGTTGCAATACAAGCTGGCCAACAGCACCTTCAGTGGCCAGCCGCTGGCCGGGCAGGGTGAAGCGAAACTGGATGCAAAACGCATGGTGACGCCGGGGCTGTGGCTGCAGCTGGGCACCAACCGCATTGATGCCAAAGGTGCGCTGGGCGCCGCGTCGGATCAGCTTAACCTGCACCTGGATTTGCCGCATCTGGCGGATGCCGGCCAGGGTTTTGGCGGGGCGGTGAATGGCGACGTCAGCCTGCGCGGTGGCTTCAAACGGCCAGAGATTCAGGGCAAGCTGGCCGCACAAGGCCTGAAAACCCCGTTTGGCGTACAGGTTCAGGAAGCGCATCTGGATGCGCGCCTGTTTGCAGACCTGAACAGCCCGATCCACGCCAATGTCGATCTGGTCAATGCCAGTGGTTTTGACGCCAATGTCAGCAGCCTGAAGTTCAATCTGGAAGGCACCCGCAACCAGCACCAGATGACGCTGGCCATGCAGGGCAAATACCAGAACCAGCCCATCACCGCAGACTTTGCCGCGGCCGGCGCGCTGGATGCGCAGTGGAACTGGCAAGGACGCATAGAACGCCTGATCGCCGAAGGCCCGCTCAAGGTTGAACTGCTGGCCCCGACCACGCTGACGGCCGGCGCGCAGCGGGTGGCGCTGGCCGATACCCGCCTGAAAGTGGGTAATGGCCAGATTCATATTGCGCGGCTGGATATGACCGGCAGCCATCTGAGCACGGCCGGTGAATTGCAAAAAGCGCCGCTGTCAGATTACCTGGTGCTGGCGGGAGTCAAAAACCTGACCAGCGACATGCTGCTGTCCGGCCGCTGGGACCTGACCGGTGCCGACGTGCTGGATGGTTTTGTTGAACTGCAACGCGATTCGGGCGATATCCGCCTGCAAAGTGGCGGCGCACCGCAGGCATTTACGCTGACGGCACTGCGCGCACGGCTGGATGCAAAACAATCACGCGTGGCACTGTCCGGGCTGGTATCCAGCGACCGTTTCGGCACGGTCAATCTGGATGGCAATACCCAGCTTGACTGGCACGACAAACGCATTGCCCCGGGGGCACCGCTGACGTTCAACGCCGTGGGCAATATCGAGAAACTGGACAAGATCGCCCCGCTGGTCAGCAGCAATATTGCGCTGGCGGGCGGCGTGCGCTTTGAAATCCACCGTAATGGCACGCTGGAAGAACCCCGTATTTCCGGTTCGGTAGACGGGCAGAAGCTGGATATCCGCGATACCGCCACCGGCCTGACCCTGCGTGACGGCACGGTGCATCTGGTCATGCAGGACAACCGCCTGACACTCAAGCAGTTTGAGTTCCATGGCGGCCAGGGCGTGCTGCGGGCGGATGGCACCATGGATATCGGCAAGGAAGGCCCGCATGCTGAAGCCAATATCACCGCGGAACACCTGACTCTGATCAACAAGCCGGACATGCAACTGATCGTGTCCGGCAAGGGTCTGGTCGGGTATGACAAGGACGGGATTTCAGTCAAAGGCAATATGCGGGCAGATCGCGGCATGGTGCGTTACCAAGCCGCCGGCGAGCCGCATTTGTCTGATGACGTGGTGCTGGCGGGCGTGCAGCGCGAAGAAAAAGCCAACGTGCCGCTGGCAGCCTTGCAGTTTGATGTCGATCTGGGCGATGACTTTACGTTCAAGGGCTACGGCCTGGACGCACGCCTGACTGGCGCACTGCGCCTGCGCGCCAGCCCCAACCAGTCTTTGTCGGCCCATGGCACGGTGAGTGTGGAAGACGGCAAATACGCTGCTTACGGGCAGAACCTGACGATTGAACGCGGTGTGCTGTCGTTCTCTGGCCCGCTGGATAACCCCGGGCTGGATATCCTGGCCATGCGGCGCGGCTTGTCGGTCGAGGCCGGTGTGGCGGTGAAGGGCACGGCCAGCTCGCCACGCGTGACGCTGTACTCTGAACCGGCCGTGCCGGATAACGAAAAGCTGGCGTGGCTGCTGTTTGGCCACGGCACCGACAGCATGGACAAGGGCGATGCCGCAGTCATGGTGCAGGCGCTCAATGCCCTGCTGGCGGGGGATTCATCCGGCCAGGGCTTGTCGCAAGAGATCCTGGGCAGTATCGGGATTGATGAAGTTGGCATGAGCACGGACAAACACGCCGACGGCACCACCACGCAGATCGTGTCGATCGGCAAGCGGCTGACCGACAAGGTATCGATTGCCTTCGACAAGAGTCTGGATGGCCTGGAAGATGCCATCAAGCTCACATTGCGGCTTTCGCGCAACTGGTCGCTGGTCACGCGTTTTGGCGCTTATGAAAGCACCATGGACGCGACCTACAACATCTCTTTTGACAAGTTCCCCTGGTAG